One genomic region from Falco rusticolus isolate bFalRus1 chromosome 19, bFalRus1.pri, whole genome shotgun sequence encodes:
- the DNAJC22 gene encoding dnaJ homolog subfamily C member 22 isoform X2 produces the protein MAKRLLVAYGLWALGGPLGLHHIYLGRDSHALLWMLTLGGFGGGWLWDFWHLPGWVAAANGAGVPRGPQGPAPSPLRLVGQVVVGMYFGLAAALGLPWVPALLAQPLAVGLGVQLVSSVGDQTAEAPSTLAAAFLTSLLFQGRVLAVLPTSLAASLVAHRHRRYKPGGMPRPRLAARLYHLGLACLAFAAPLACRGLSITAGVLGTILALPRATIELLLLPLRATRLLAEILGFTSGSPARERGAGLEPSSWSQRQQQAYEVLGLPVGSSAEDVHRSYRELVKVWHPDHNRHRGEEAERRFIQLQEAYEELVGPRRAAGG, from the exons ATGGCCAAGCGGCTACTGGTGGCCTACGGGCtgtgggcactgggggggccACTGGGGCTGCACCACATCTACCTGGGCCGGGACAGCCACGCGCTGCTCTGGATGCTGACACTGGGCGGCTTCGGCGGCGGGTGGCTCTGGGATTTCTGGCACCttcctggctgggtggctgctgccaacggggctggggtccccaggggtccccagggaccagcccccagccccctgcgcCTGGTGGggcaggtggtggtggggatgtATTTTGGGCTGGCggcagcgctggggctgccctgggtACCGGCACTGTTGGCACAGCCCCtggccgtggggctgggggtgcagctgGTGTCCTCGGTGGGCGACCAGACGGCGgaggcacccagcaccctggccGCAGCCTTCCTcacctccctcctcttccaagGCCGGGTGCTGGCGGTGCTGCCCACCAGCCTGGCCGCCAGCCTTGTTGCCCACCGGCACCGGCGTTACAAGCCCGGTGGGATGCCACGGCCGCGGCTGGCCGCCCGGCTTTACCACCTAGGCTTGGCATGCCTGGCCTTCGCCGCCCCGCTCGCCTGCCGTGGGCTCAGCATCACCGCCGGGGTGCTGGGCACCATCCTGGCTCTGCCCCGTGCCACCATcgagctgctgctcctgcccctccgTGCCACCCGGCTCCTGGCAGAGATCCTGGGCTTCACCAGTGGCTCCCCGGCACGGGAACGCGGTGCAGGATTGGaacccagcagctggagccagcggcagcagcaggcgTATGAG GTGCTGGGTCTCCCGGTGGGTTCCTCTGCCGAGGACGTGCACCGGAGCTACCGGGAGCTGGTGAAGGTTTGGCACCCGGATCACAACCGGCACCGGGGCGAGGAGGCGGAGCGGCGCTTCATCCAGCTCCAGGAAGCCTACGAGGAGCTGGTGGGACCCcggagggcggcgggggggtgA
- the DNAJC22 gene encoding dnaJ homolog subfamily C member 22 isoform X1, with amino-acid sequence MAKRLLVAYGLWALGGPLGLHHIYLGRDSHALLWMLTLGGFGGGWLWDFWHLPGWVAAANGAGVPRGPQGPAPSPLRLVGQVVVGMYFGLAAALGLPWVPALLAQPLAVGLGVQLVSSVGDQTAEAPSTLAAAFLTSLLFQGRVLAVLPTSLAASLVAHRHRRYKPGGMPRPRLAARLYHLGLACLAFAAPLACRGLSITAGVLGTILALPRATIELLLLPLRATRLLAEILGFTSGSPARERGAGLEPSSWSQRQQQAYEVLGLPVGSSEVQDAVLGTQGYQGDAALGRGGVGFGCCHARGGHPLFLRSPAVAEGTRSPTPGPGGGRLAGSHPSVGFSEVQDAVLGTLGYQRDASLGCGGHWVWMLPWSGGGHPLFLGSPAVAEGDGAPPFFGVSCSG; translated from the exons ATGGCCAAGCGGCTACTGGTGGCCTACGGGCtgtgggcactgggggggccACTGGGGCTGCACCACATCTACCTGGGCCGGGACAGCCACGCGCTGCTCTGGATGCTGACACTGGGCGGCTTCGGCGGCGGGTGGCTCTGGGATTTCTGGCACCttcctggctgggtggctgctgccaacggggctggggtccccaggggtccccagggaccagcccccagccccctgcgcCTGGTGGggcaggtggtggtggggatgtATTTTGGGCTGGCggcagcgctggggctgccctgggtACCGGCACTGTTGGCACAGCCCCtggccgtggggctgggggtgcagctgGTGTCCTCGGTGGGCGACCAGACGGCGgaggcacccagcaccctggccGCAGCCTTCCTcacctccctcctcttccaagGCCGGGTGCTGGCGGTGCTGCCCACCAGCCTGGCCGCCAGCCTTGTTGCCCACCGGCACCGGCGTTACAAGCCCGGTGGGATGCCACGGCCGCGGCTGGCCGCCCGGCTTTACCACCTAGGCTTGGCATGCCTGGCCTTCGCCGCCCCGCTCGCCTGCCGTGGGCTCAGCATCACCGCCGGGGTGCTGGGCACCATCCTGGCTCTGCCCCGTGCCACCATcgagctgctgctcctgcccctccgTGCCACCCGGCTCCTGGCAGAGATCCTGGGCTTCACCAGTGGCTCCCCGGCACGGGAACGCGGTGCAGGATTGGaacccagcagctggagccagcggcagcagcaggcgTATGAG GTGCTGGGTCTCCCAGTGGGCTCTTCTGAGGTGCAGGATGCGGTGCTGGGTACCCAGGGGTACCAGGGGGATGCTGcactggggcgggggggggttgggtttgggtGCTGCCATGCCCGGGGGGGGCACCCCCTCTTTTTGAGGTCCCCTGCAGTGGCTGAAGGCACACGCAGCCCCACTCCTGGCCCTGGGGGGGGGCGTCTAGCAGGGTCCCACCCCAGCGTGGGGTTTTCCGAGGTGCAGGATGCAGTGCTGGGTACCCTGGGGTACCAGAGGGATGCTTCACTGGGATGCGGGGGGCATTGGGTTTGGATGCTGCCATGGtcggggggggggcaccccctCTTTTTGGGGTCTCCTGCAGTGGCTGAGGGGGATGGGGCACCCCCTTTTTTTGGGGTCTCCTGCAGTGGCtga